Proteins from a genomic interval of Papaver somniferum cultivar HN1 chromosome 4, ASM357369v1, whole genome shotgun sequence:
- the LOC113274954 gene encoding tubulin beta-8 chain: protein MREILHIQGGQCGNQIGAKFWEVICAEHGIDETGRYQGDSDLQLERLNVYYNEASCGRYVPRAVLMDLEPGTMDSLRSGPYGQIFRPDNFVFGQSGAGNNWAKGHYTEGAELIDSVLDVVRKEAENCDCLQGFQVCHSLGGGTGSGMGTLLISKIREEYPDRMMLTFSVFPSPKVSDTVVEPYNATLSVHQLVENADECMVLDNEALYDICFRTLKLTTPSFGDLNHLISATMSGVTCCLRFPGQLNSDLRKLAVNLIPFPRLHFFMVGFAPLTSRGSQQYRTLTVPELTQQMWDAKNMMCAADPRHGRYLTASAMFRGKMSTKEVDEQMINVQNKNSSYFVEWIPNNVKSTVCDIPPTGLKMASTFMGNSTSIQEMFRRVSEQFTAMFRRKAFLHWYTGEGMDEMEFTEAESNMNDLVSEYQQYQDATADEEEEYEEEEELQEE from the exons ATGAGAGAAATCTTACACATACAAGGAGGCCAATGCGGTAACCAAATCGGTGCAAAATTCTGGGAAGTAATATGTGCAGAACATGGTATAGATGAAACAGGAAGATATCAAGGAGATTCAGATCTTCAATTAGAGAGGCTCAATGTTTATTATAATGAAGCTAGTTGTGGACGATATGTACCAAGAGCTGTATTAATGGATCTTGAACCTGGTACTATGGATTCACTTAGATCTGGTCCTTATGGACAAATCTTTAGACCTGATAACTTTGTTTTTGGTCAATCTGGTGCTGGTAATAACTGGGCTAAAGGTCATTATACTGAAGGTGCTGAGTTGATTGATTCTGTTCTTGATGTTGTGAGAAAAGAAGCAGAGAATTGTGATTGTTTACAAg ggtttcaagtaTGTCATTCTTTGGGAGGAGGTACAGGATCAGGAATGGGAACGTTATTGATATCAAAGATTAGAGAAGAATATCCAGATAGAATGATGCTTACATTCTCTGTGTTTCCGTCACCCAAGGTTTCAGATACTGTTGTTGAACCATATAATGCTACTCTTTCTGTTCATCAGCTTGTTGAGAATGCAGATGAGTGTATGGTTTTGGATAACGAAGCTTTATATGATATTTGCTTCAGAACACTCAAACTCACTACTCCAAGCT TTGGAGACTTGAACCATCTCATTTCTGCTACCATGAGTGGGGTAACATGCTGTCTTCGATTCCCTGGTCAACTTAACTCTGATCTTCGCAAGCTAGCTGTCAACTTGATTCCCTTCCCCCGTCTCCATTTCTTTATGGTTGGTTTTGCACCTCTTACATCCCGTGGGTCTCAGCAGTACAGAACCCTAACAGTACCTGAACTTACTCAACAAATGTGGGATGCCAAGAACATGATGTGTGCTGCTGATCCTCGCCATGGTCGGTATCTAACTGCTTCAGCTATGTTCCGTGGAAAGATGAGCACCAAGGAAGTTGATGAGCAGATGATCAATGTTCAGAACAAGAATTCGTCGTACTTTGTTGAATGGATCCCCAACAATGTGAAGTCCACTGTCTGTGATATTCCACCAACAGGTTTAAAAATGGCATCTACATTTATGGGAAATTCCACATCTATTCAAGAGATGTTCCGTAGAGTCAGTGAGCAGTTCACAGCTATGTTCCGTAGAAAGGCTTTCTTGCATTGGTACACAGGAGAAGGAATGGATGAAATGGAATTTACCGAAGCTGAGAGCAACATGAATGATTTAGTATCCGAGTACCAACAATATCAGGACGCAACTGCTGATGAGGAAGAAGAgtacgaagaagaggaggaactTCAGGAGGAGTGA
- the LOC113274953 gene encoding oxalate--CoA ligase-like, producing MEETTLTGLLKQSAGKFPSHRSVSVSGKFDLTHSKLQQLVDQAASILISNGVHPGDVIALTFPNTIEFVIMFLAVIRARATAAPLNSAYTQEEFEFYLSDSESKFLLTSQEGNQSAQSAASKLSISHITATFSHLDEKLTLSAQSESGAFPDSLPVNDPSDIALFLHTSGTTSRPKGVPLTQQNLAASVQNIISVYKLTESDSTVLVLPLFHVHGLLAGLLSSLGAGAAVTLPAAGRFSASTFWPDMIKYNATWYTAVPTIHQIILERHLSHPEEFYPKLRFIRSCSASLAPTILTRLEEAFDAPVLEAYAMTEASHLMCSNPLPENGGHKSGSVGKPVGQEMAILDESGVQQAENVSGEVCIRGLNVTKGYKNNPEANKSAYKFGWFHTGDVGYMDSDGYLHLVGRIKELINRGGEKISPIEVDAVLLSHPDVAQAVAFGVPDDKYGEEINCAIIPRDGSTVDEAEILRFCKKNLATFKVPKKVFITDAVPKTASGKIQRRLVAEHFLSQISAAKVPKFGA from the exons ATGGAAGAAACAACACTTACCGGTTTATTAAAACAATCTGCCGGAAAATTTCCATCTCATAGAAGTGTATCAGTTTCCGGGAAGTTTGATTTGACACACTCGAAGTTACAACAACTTGTTGATCAAGCTGCTTCTATTCTTATCTCTAATGGTGTTCATCCTGGAGATGTCATCGCTCTTACTTTCCCTAACACCATCGAG TTTGTGATTATGTTCTTGGCTGTGATTCGAGCTAGAGCCACGGCTGCACCGCTTAACTCAGCTTACACACAAGAAGAGTTTGAATTCTATTTATCTGACTCAGAATCAAAATTTTTACTCACTTCACAAGAAGGAAATCAGTCAGCTCAATCAGCGGCTTCTAAACTTAGTATCTCTCATATTACTGCCACATTCTCACACCTAGATGAAAAATTAACTCTCTCAGCTCAATCTGAATCGGGTGCATTTCCCGATTCGTTACCAGTTAATGATCCATCGGATATTGCACTTTTTCTTCATACTTCAGGGACAACGAGTCGACCTAAAGGAGTTCCATTAACTCAACAAAACTTAGCTGCTTCAGTACAAAATATTATATCGGTGTATAAACTCACTGAGTCAGACTCCACTGTGTTGGTTCTTCCACTTTTTCATGTACATGGATTACTGGCTGGGTTACTGAGTTCACTCGGTGCTGGAGCGGCTGTGACTCTTCCGGCAGCCGGAAGATTTTCAGCTTCCACTTTTTGGCCTGACATGATTAAATACAATGCCACTTGGTATACTGCTGTCCCTACTATTCATCAGATCATATTAGAACGTCATCTTAGTCATCCCGAGGAATTTTATCCGAAGCTCCGGTTTATTCGGAGTTGTAGTGCTTCATTGGCGCCAACTATACTGACTCGGCTTGAAGAGGCTTTTGATGCTCCAGTTTTAGAAGCTTATGCTATGACTGAAGCCTCTCATTTAATGTGTTCAAACCCATTACCTGAGAATGGTGGACATAAGTCCGGGTCGGTTGGTAAACCTGTCGGTCAAGAAATGGCTATTTTGGATGAAAGTGGTGTTCAACAAGCTGAGAATGTTAGCGGAGAAGTATGTATACGAGGATTAAATGTGACCAAGGGTTATAAGAACAATCCTGAGGCTAATAAAAGTGCGTATAAATTCGGATGGTTTCATACAGGTGACGTTGGGTATATGGATTCTGACGGGTATTTGCATTTGGTGGGACGCATCAAGGAGCTTATCAATCGTGGAG GGGAGAAGATATCACCCATAGAAGTGGACGCAGTGCTTTTGTCGCATCCAGATGTTGCTCAAGCTGTTGCATTCGGAGTTCCAGATGACAAATATGGGGAAGAG ATCAATTGCGCAATAATTCCAAGAGACGGGTCAACTGTTGATGAAGCTGAGATACTGAGATTTTGCAAGAAAAACCTAGCAACCTTCAAGGTACCTAAGAAAGTCTTTATCACTGATGCTGTTCCTAAGACTGCTTCTGGTAAAATACAACGACGTCTTGTTGCTGAGCATTTCCTTTCTCAAATTTCTGCTGCTAAAGTCCCCAAATTTGGCGCTTAA